Part of the Salvelinus fontinalis isolate EN_2023a chromosome 1, ASM2944872v1, whole genome shotgun sequence genome is shown below.
CTAACTTCAAATTCTTTAAAATCGTTTATAAATTATAAAGGTAAACATTTGCATAAAATAACTCACCAACAGTAACTTTTGAACCATTCAAGCTAGACACCAAACCAGCTTTCACATCTTCGGGCTATCCTAATTATTTCTAATTCTTTAACATCTTTATAAACTATAAACTACATTTTCTTCAGGAAAAGTACTTTTCTAGTTTGTATTTAAATCCTGTCAAGCCATTCCCCAGTTTCTTTCCAGTTGTGTGTGTCTAAGTGAAGAGTAGGTTTGTTTCCTATttttcatgtacagtatattctAGTTAAGTCACAGCGTATGAGATGTATTGGTTTAATAGGTTTATCCTAATCACCTTGACCTTTTATGTTACGCAACATGCTCATGATGTCTCTCCTTTGTTGCAGAACCACACACAAACCTTTACCATATCCAACCACAAGTCCTCAATAAATATGTCAAATTTGTCGTCTGCTTACTCTCGAACCGGGGAAAAGTACTCCTGGTGAAATCTAACCCCCCAGTTACCTATCTTGGGTTCCTGAGCCATTTTTTTTGCTACTATACAGTATCTCTGCATTAAATGATAACCCTATTTTATCTGATCCCTCCCTTCTCACTTTGCAACTATGCCctcttttctcttcctctcttccaccttccctgtttctatctctcctccagaccgGGTCGTACGGATGATGATATTGCCTGGGCCTGCTCTTTTGGGGGAGAAACTGAGTCTGAGGTGTGTTGTGTCAGGGACCAACCGAATTAGCCACACTATATTCTACAAGGATACACAGGCAATAAGCGACAGTTCCAGTTCTTCTTATGTTATCGACAATGTGACCGAGTCCGACCAGGGGAAATATAGCTGTCAAGCCACCTTTAGGCGAAGCGACAAAGGAAACCCAAACACAGTCATCTCAACTCAACAAGAACTGATTGTTTCAGCACCCCCTATGAAGGCAGTTCTCTCTGAGTCCGCCGGCCTGTCCTGCTCATGCTCCAGCTGCCCCAGCGGTGCCTCCTATCACTGGTACTACAAACAGCACAATCCTCAGTGGCTACCTAGAGGCGTCAGCAACAGCTACACAGATTCGATGTCGGCTGGTAGTTACGCATGCAGAGCAGTGTGGAAAAACGGGAGGTCTGCACTAAGCAATATCCATCATTGTGAGTTCCACACAAATGAGAGAAACTGAACATATATTATTTTAGCGTGAAAATATGAGAGTAGATTCTTGTTGAAGGACATGCCTGATAGAAGTTTGAAATATTCACATAAAAGTTAGTTGCTCAAGCCAACTCTTCTTAAGCCAACTCTGATGTGTAATTTGAAGAGAGAGCATCATACAGTGTTTTTTATTTTGTGATATACTTGTCAGCAAAAGCAAACAAAGTTAATAAACCTTTAGAATTGGACAAACCTAACATTGATCCTCTTTCTGCTTTACTCATAGTGACAGATGACGTCAACCCTCGCCCTACTGTGCTACTGATCACCATTGTGGTGATCGTCTTGGGGGTTGTGCTGGTCATAGTAGGAGCCATACTCATGTATCACAAGAGGAGGACTGGTGAAGGTAAGCCTACAACTGATATCCTCAGCCACTGTGTTTTTGtgtgcacacacatacatgttTGTTTAAATGACACGTAAGTCTTTTACATGACATCAATTTTTTACCATTCAAAAGTTCTTCATTTAAAATgtattgtctgtgtttgtctgcTAGAGGCCATTTACCAAGATATGCCCCTGATGACAGTGAAGTCTCAggatggaggagatggggggTACGAGGAGCTCCACAAAAAACATGGtaccaagagagagggagagtatgaCACCCTGAACACAACTCCAGTAGAACCAGCAggaggagagaaaacagagggagcGTACGAAGCGCTGAAGAAAGCggaaggaaaggaggaggagtacCACACCTTGGAGGAAGGGGTGGCGAAAGGTGGGGATGGGGGAAATGGGGGGTATGAAGCGTTGAAAAAGTCCAAAGATGGGGGAACTGGGGATCTGTACCACACCTTGGGGGAAAAGGGGGCAAAAGGTGGGGATGGGGGAGATGGGGGGTATGAAGCGTTGAAAAAGTCCAAAGATGGGGGAACTGGGGATCTGTACCACACCTTGGGGGAAAAGGGGGCGAaagatggggatgggggagatggGGGTTATGAAGCGTTGAATAAGTCCAAAGATGGGGGAACTGAGGATTTGCTCCATGCTTTGGGGGCAGAAGGAGGcaaagagtgagatggagagtTTGAAGCATTGGAGAAGGCTAAAGAGGGGTATACCGATCTCTGGGagcagaagggggagaggaggagaagtagGCCTAGATCTGAGACAATAGGAAGTCCTGTAATGACAAGAAGAAAGGTGGGGTGTAGGATCGGTGGCTAGCGCAGTTTTGCAGGGCCCCCGCAAGGTCCAAGCAATGCAGTTTTATAGCTAAGCTCATGCTATTTGACCCATTTTGCCAGTTGGCTGAAAGAAACACACTACGCTAGTGTGTAGGATAATGCATTTATCACTGTAAATGTTTGAAATGTTTAAAAGGAGGTATTTCAATACTTAGTTTTCTTTgtaattttttacattttcaggATTCTTTTGGACAGATATCAACTGTAACATTGAAAGTTTtacaaaaaatgtttgtatatgtTTTGGTGTTGTATACATTTGAGCTTCAAGGCAAATATGCACTGTTCATTAATCAAGCACTTTCTCTTTTTTGGTTTACGAATTAAACCGACTCTGTAATGTATTTTGAATGTATAAAACATATTATGCTTAAGTTGCACAGTATCTGAGATATCTAAATGCAGTACTCCAAACTGTATATTCATGTAATTTACAGTGGGCGGCAGTGTAACATTGGTAATCTATCATTATGATAATTTAGTTTGCTGAAATAAAGTATTAGCATAATCAATTCTcgtgttgtttgttttgtttaatcaGTTGTTTGGATCCCACACTCAGATTTAATCGGTATCATTTTACCATGGTACTTTGGTGTACGTTGGTGCAGGATCACCTGTGCTGGAATAATAAttgcttattttatttcacctttatttaaccaggtaggctagttgagaacaagttctcatttacaactgcgacctggccaagataaagcaaagcagtgcgacacaaacaacaacacagaattacacatggataaaacaaacatacagtcaataatacaatagaacatatctatacagtgtgtgcaaatgaggtaggataagggaggtaaggcaataaataggccatagtggcgaaataattacaatatagcaattaaacactggagtgatgtgcagaagatgaatgtgcaagtagagatactggggtgcaaaggagctaaataaataaataacagtatggggatgaggtagttggatgggctatttacagatgagctatgtacaggtgcagtgatctgtgagctgctctgacagctggtgcttaaagttagtgacggagatatgagtctccagcttcagtgatttttgcagttcgttccagtcattggcagcagagaactggaaggaaaggtggccaaatgaggaattggctttaGGGGTGACCagcgaaatatacctgctggagcgcgtgctacgggttaATATTTTATCATATTAAAATAAGGTTTGAGAATGGAATGTGAAGCAGGGTTTAATAGCACAAGACAAGATGGATGGGTAATTAACACGGTCTACAACTGGTTACTGttctgggcctgtattcacaaagcatctaaGAATAGATGTGTTAATCTAAGATCAGCTCCCCCCTGTCCacgtaatcttattcattatgattgaaggcaaaactgatcctaatcAGCATCATGCTTTGTAAAAACGGATCTTGCTCTTAACAACCTTGAAGCCAGTAGCTTTGACCCAAGAAATACCACTGAGAGGGAAGCTGAGAGAGCAGTGCTGGGCGGGCAGAGGAGGAATCCTCCTGCACTACACTCACCCATCGTGACTTTCATTTGCTGAACCCACTGTTCCCTCCAGGAAGCTCCTCAGCCCGGCGCTGCGTGTCAGAGAGAGACCTCAGCTAACCTGACAGcttttcttccctccctcctgcctcactcccagtctctcccccctcAACCCCTCACAGAGAAATGCCAAGAGAATACAGAGTGCACAGTTAGAAATCAGGTGTCATATTCAAGGATCGTTGTCTGATATCACTTACCAatgtctctcccttcccccctccttTTCTTTCTCTGTCGCGCCAAGAGATGATTTCTCCCTGTTGTTAGACAACGacaagagaggaagggagaaagagagagagagagagagagaaactaacaGGGATCGAGAGAGTCCTGTCCCATATGACCAGTGTAGAAAACGATTTTCTGACATGACTACATAGACCCTACACTCTTGGAAAAAAGgtatccaaaagggttcttcggctgtccccataggagaacccttttttggttccaggtagaaccctttctggttccaCGTAAAACCTctttggaaagggttctacatggaacccaaaagggttctacctggaaccaaaagggttctacatggaaccaataAGAGTTTTTTAAAGGGTTATCCTATAGGGACAGGCAAATAAactttttaggttctagatatcacctttttttctaaaagtgtacATGCGCTCCCTGGACAATGGCAAAGGCCTCTTTCAGATCCCATCAAAATCTTTATTTCTCTCTAACATTATCTCTAGGCCAGCGATCAATAGTTGGAGAATAAATAGGTAGAGCTTATAAGTAATACGACACCTCGCATCTGGAGAGAAGGGTTCTTTGCCTGTTAGCAGCCAAACCAGAGGGAAAGGAAAGCAGGGGGTGAAGAAGGGAAAGTTGTGGGCTGACAGAGTGGGAAGCAGACGAGCAGGAGGCTTTGTGTAATATACCGTTTTTTCATTAAGCATTTGTTTAAAGGTCATTTCACGATTCACATTCACATACAAACCTGAACAGGCTCAAAGagagtatataatgtaatgttaaaaAATTCTGTTGAATAATTTGTAATAATGTTGATAGTAGTAGTAacgataatattaataatatagtaataataacattGTATTCTAGCTTTTTTTTCACAATATTTTTTCACATGAATATGTTTTTGAACATATACAATTGTACATTTTACAGGTAAGAACTAAACAAAAAGAAAATAAACAAACATTCAAAAAGACAACAGTAAAATCCCTAACAGTTATTATTCTTATTTTCCTGGAatgtgatttttattttttattgtttacagTATCGCCATATGGACTTAAGCATATTCTCCAGTCAAAGCATCGGACCTGGGTCAAATACAAAAGTAAAAAAACTGTTAAATACTTGAGCTGCTCTTGAGTTAGTTTGCTTGTTGCAAAATAgtcaatggaatagtcccaaaagtgccaACTCCAAGCTAAATCAAGGGCACCTCAAATACCTTCAAGTTtttgacatacagtatgtacttGATCCAAGTGATACCCCTCTCTGCTTTACCAATGAAAACATGGGCTTTATCTTTGGGCTATGAGGCTCACTAAACAACTCACAACACTTACCAATACAATTATTATTTATGTACAGTGTCAGACATAATTATGTACAGTGACATTCATAATTCATTATTTATTGCTTTTTGACTAAATGTGTAAAAATCACTAGCCTACAGATGTTTCTAAGTAGTAAAACTCCAGTGCAGACTACAATATAAAGGAAGGAATTGAAGAGAGAGATATTCCTCCATAGGAGAGAGATCTCGGTTCCCCTTCTCTGCTCTGTATGAAcaccagggtcgtgttcattagggcgcAAGAATGAGCATTTCTTGTAGGATAAGTCCAGGTAGTTCCTCCCTGTTTAAATGCTTTTTTtcccgtttggtgcctaatgaacacggccCTGCAGGAGAGGGAGCCTGGGGCTCCATCAATCCCAtggttgacatgcactgtcagcaaTCGACTGGTACATAGCTTCATGCACCATTTTGCCCTTCAAAGCAGTCACTATTTGATTGGTTCGAATGAGTGATTGATAGGGTCGTGGTGGGCGCTCGTTGGGATCACGACAccatggtctctctccctctgtgtgttatTGCTTCGTGATGGCGGGCACAGGCTGGCGTGCGTGGGTTTTAGGCTTCTTGGTGCAAGCAAACAGCTTCTTCGGTGAGAGCGCACTGACACTGCAATATATCAAGCGTGACCATCCAGACAAAGTGGAAACCGATACAATGCTACAATACAATAACTTCCAGACTATTGGAGGtggagaatacagtatatacggaATGCAGACTTTTTAGCATTTTACCCGATTGTGAATGTTCCTTTGCCAAAACACGTTCAGACAGCCATATATGACGTGAAACAGATCATAAATGTCCTGAAGAGTCCAACAAATATATGTGAAAtatgtaccatatactgtacttCTTCACTGTATTTTGTAGAGCTTGGATTGGATGGAGATTCTGTGTTGGTCTTTGAAGCAACTATTCTTCTCATCCATCTCTTCCCATCTCAATTGACAATCCTTTTCAACCAGGCAGACAGGTTAGGCCTAATATATACAATTCGTTGACATGATAGACTGTAAAAGCGTGCTTATCGAAGTGACACTGTGGAAGCAATACTGAACGGACTGAAGATACTTCATTGTGACCAGTATGCAAGTCAATAACTTAGAATTTTAAAACTGCCTTTCACCAGATTAAGCAAACCAATGTTACAGCACAAAATACTGTGCTTTATTGGCACAAGTAATATATTTTTCTTAAAAGTGTGAACATTATCATGGATGGAATTCACATTTTGCTCTGAATTAATTTAGCTTTCAAGGACGTTAGCCgccagatagtgatgatataCATGGCCATCTGTTGTAGCTACATCTACTGGTAGTCGTGTAACAAAAACTGTAACAAAAATCAGGCTCATACTCATTATGAAATAAAACCAGACTGACGACCCACATGGTGGGTTATAATAAACACACTGTTAATGAAAGTAACCAAACTAGGCCCAAAAATAACCCTCTTCAATAAGAGGTGTAATACCACTATCGACATAAATAAATCCTAAAATATTCTTAGTGAGCCTGTCACACACAcggtgcacaaacacaaaacacactcacatggagtgcattcagaaagtattcagacaccttccctttttacacattttgctacgttgCAGCCTCATTCTAAAACGGATTGAATAAAaaatccttatcaatctacacacaataccccataatgacaaagcaggttTTTAGAGATGTTAGaactatttacataagtattcagaccctttgttatgagactctaaattgagctcaggtgcatcctgtttccattgatcatccttgagatgtttctacaacttgattggagtgtcacgatcgtcgtaagcatactcggaccaacgtgcagcgtgatctgggttccacgtGTTTATTGAGTGAAACgcacaaaaaacaataaagaatcaaatcaaatcaaatattctTTGTCacctacacatggttagcagatgttaatgcgagtgtagcaaaatgcttgtgcttctagttccgacaatgcagtaataaccaacaagtagtctaacctaacaattttacaacaactaccttatacacacaagtgtaaagggatgaagaatatgtacataaaaatatatgaatgagtgatggtacagaacggcataggcaagatgcagtagatggtatagagtacagtatatacatatgagatgagtaatgtagggtatgtaaacattatattaagtggcattgtttaaagtggctagtgatacattttttacatacatttttccattattgaagtggctggagttgagtcagtatgttggcagcagccactcaatgttagtggtggctgtttaacagtctgatggccttgagatagaagctgtttttcagtctctcggcccctgctttgatgcacctgtactgacctcaccttctggatgatagcggggtgaacaggcagtggctcggttggttgttgtccttgatgatctttatggccttcctgtgacatcgggtggggtaggtgtcctggagggcaggtagtttgcccccggtgatgcgttgtgcatacctcactaccctctggagagccttacggttgtgggcggagcagttgccctaccaggtggtgatacagcccgacaggatgctctcgattgtgcatctgtgaaagtttgtgagtgcttttggtgacaagctgaatttcttcaacctcctgaggttgaagaggcgctgctgcgccttcttcaccacactgtctgtgtgggtggaccaattcagtttgtccatgatgtgtacgccgacgaacttaaaactttctaccctctccactactgtcccgtcgatgtggataggggggtgctccctctgctgtttcctgaagtccacgatcatctcctttgttttgttcacGTTGATTgcaaggttattttcctgacaccacactccgagggccctcacttcctccctgtaggccgtctcgtcgttgtaggtaatcaagcctaccactgtagtgtcgtctgcaaacttgatgattgagttggaggcgtgcatggccacgcagtcgtgggtgaacagggagtacaggagagggctcagaacgcacccttgtggggccccagtgttgaggatcagcggggtggagatgttgttacctaccctcaccacctgggggcggcccctcaggaagtccagtaaccagttgcacagggcggggtcgagacccagggtctcgatcttgatgacaagtttggagggtactatggtgttaaatgctgagctgtagtcgatgaacagaaACGTGCCGAAACGTGACGTAAATGCAGTTGTTCCCAGGCAACAACacgaaaacaagatcccacaaaacacagtgggtaaatggctgcctaaatatgatccccaatctgagacaacgataaacagctgcctctgattgggaactataccaggccaacatagaaataaaacacctagacaagaacaccacccctagtcacaccccgacctaaccaaaatagagaataaaaaggctctctatggtcagggcgtaacatggagtccacctatgggaaattaaattgattggaaatcatttggaaaggcacacacctgtctatataaggtcccacagttgacagtgcatgtcagagcaaaaaccatgagGCCTGAAGGAATTATCCGTCGagctccgagaaaggattgtgtcgaggaacagatctgggtaagggtaccgaaacatttctgcagcattgaaggtccccaagaacacagtagcctacgtcattcttaaatggaataagttttgaaccaccaagactcttcctagagtggtcactctgacagacctaaagagtacctctgtggagatgggagaaccttccagaagaacatccatctctgcagcactccaccaatcaggccagacggaagccactcctcagtaaaaggcaccatgacagcccgcttggagtttgccaaaaggcacgtaaagaaatctcacaccatgagaaacaagattctgtggtctgatgagaccaagattgaactctttggcctgaatgccaagcgtcacgtctggaggaaacctggcaccatccctacggtgaagcatggtggtggtggcagcatcatgctgcagggatgtttttcagaggcagggaatgggagggaaagatgaacagagcaaagtacagagagatccttgatgaaaacctgctccagagcgctcaggaccacagattggggaaaaggttcaccttccaacaggacaaagaccctaagcacacagccaagacaatgcaggagtggctttgagacaagtctctgaatgtccttgagtggtccagccagagcctggacttgaacccgtttcaaacatctctggagagacctgaaaatagctgtgcagcgacatctaacctgacagggcttgagaggatttgcagagaagaatgggagaaactccccaaatacaggtgtgccaagcttgtagtgttatacccaagaagactcaaggctgtaatcgttggcaatagtgcttcaacaaagtactgagtaaagggtcttgtcacgccctggccttagtattctttgttttcttaattattttagttagatcagggtgtgacatggggaatgtatgtgttttttgtagtgtctagggtggttgtaaagtttagggggtttattagagtagttgggtttatgtttagtatagaagtctagctgtgtctatggttgagtgtaggtatctaggaaagtctatggttgcctgaattgggtctcaattaaagacagctggttattgttgtctctgattgggagccatatttaaggcaaccataggctttagctgtttgtggggaattgtctatgttgaacgtaagtagcttgtgtgtgcactttcgtttgtagcttcacggttgtttgttgtttttgtatagtttgtataagtgtttcgtttcgtgttcatcttcaaaataaagagaagatgtattttgcacacgctgcgccttggtccactatctctaaagaagacgatcgtgacagaattccccaccaaccatggatcaagcagcgtgagcggaaccaacaacagcggcaaagtaaccaggactcatggacatgggaggaaatattggatggaaagggaccatgggctcaaccaggagaatatcgccgcactaaagctgagctggaggcagcgaaagaagagaggcggcgatatgaggaggcagcagggaaacaaggctggaagcccgtaagtcaaacccaaaaatttcttgggggggggggggggggggctctcgggtagtttagtaGGGTCAGTcaggagacgtgagccaactcctcctgtttaccgtaaggagccggtgagggcggatttggaggaGAGTGACGCAGAGAAAGTAAAGgcgttaatggagaaattggaggagagagttatgagggatgtattggtttggtgcatgaggcacggcatccgtccgaatgaacgtgttggtgacttaatgtcaccgggaacagctctccatactcgtcctgaggagcgtgctagccgtctggttaagacagtgcctacagcacgcacaaagcctcctgtgcgtctccagagtcctgtacgtcctgttactgctcctcgcactagccctgtggtgtgtgttcccagcccagtaccaccagtgctgacaccacgcaccaggcttccagtgcgtctccagagccctgttcctccttcacgcactctccctgtggtgcgtgtctccagcccagtacctccagtcccggcaccacgcaccaagcctcctgtgcgtctccagagccctgtacgcactgatccttctccccgcactcgtcctgaggtgcgtggcctcagcccggtaccaccagttccggaaccacgcaccagtcctatagtgcgccttgagaactcagtgtgccctgtccctgctccccgcactagccttgaggtgcgtgtctccagtccggtaccaccagttccggtaccacgcaccaagcctcatgtgcgtctccagagccctgtatgcactgttccttctccccgtactcgccctgttGTGCGTGCCCTccgcccggtaccaccagtgccggtatcacacatcaggcctatagtacgccttgagagtccagtgtgccctgttgttgttccccgcactagcctgaaggtgcgtgtccttagcccggtacctccagttccggtaccacgcaccaagtctacagtgcgtctcagctggccagagtctgccgtctgcccaacggcgcctgaactgcccgtctgccaagctgcgcctgaactgcccgtctgccaagcggcgcctgaactgcccgtctgcccaacgccgtctgaactgtctgtctgccaagcgccgcatgaactgcccgtctgtattgagccttcaaagccgcccgtctgccatgagcctgcaaagccgcccgtctgccatgagcctacagagccgtccgccagacaggagccgctagagccgtccgccagacaggagccgctagagccgtccgccagaccagatcagccagagccttccgccagaccggatcagccagagccttccgccagaccggatcagccagagccttccgccagaccggatcagccagagccttccgccagaccggatcagccagagccttccgccagaccggatcagccagagccttccgccagaccggatcagccagagccttccgccagaccggatcagccagagccttccaccagaccggatcagccagagccgtcagcgagccatgaccagccagagccgtcagcgagccatgaccagccagagccgtcagcgagccatgaccagccagagccgtcatccagccatgaccagccagagccgtcatccagccatgaccagccagagccgtcatccagccatgaccagccagagccgtcatccagccatgaccagccagagccgtcatccagccatgaccagccagagccgtcatccagccatgaccagccagagccgtcatccagccagagccgtcatccagccatgaccagccagagccgtcagccagccaggatccgcgggagccagccagccaggatccgcgggagccagccagccaggatccgccagagccagccagccaggatccgccagagccggccagccaggatccgccagtcagccaggatccgccagccagccaggatccgccagccagccaggatccgccagccagccaggatccgccagccagcccggtgttgtccctcagtccggagctgccgtccctcagtccggagctgccgtccctcagtccggagctgccgtccctcagtccggagctgccgtccctcagtccggagctgccccttatcctggtgctgccccttatcctggtgctgccccttatcctggtgctgccccttatcctggtgctgccccttatcctggtgctgccccttagtctggtgctgccccttagtccggtgctgccccttagtccggtgctgccccttagtccggtgctgccccttagtccggtgctgccccttagtccggtgctgccccttagtccggtgctgccctttagtccggtgctgccctttagtccggtgctgccccttagtccggtgctgccccttagtccggtgctgccccttagtccggtgctgccctttag
Proteins encoded:
- the LOC129858124 gene encoding uncharacterized protein LOC129858124 produces the protein MMGMTYLFLILAVFSVVVKSQLKPQVSMVLTFKQVYSGDTIILSCVNSTGKVKWFFNKNEDQNQANQTWSIEAASAKNSGSYECEYNGQRSDTFTINVLEYLPPATLSIKSGEPVINIDGSVVLELLVEEEESLFGWCCWVYRGGKVQKIKLKKSLTTKKHKVLTFQPNKLTENIAIYWCSDTTNLRSTPITIKTSDRVVRMMILPGPALLGEKLSLRCVVSGTNRISHTIFYKDTQAISDSSSSSYVIDNVTESDQGKYSCQATFRRSDKGNPNTVISTQQELIVSAPPMKAVLSESAGLSCSCSSCPSGASYHWYYKQHNPQWLPRGVSNSYTDSMSAGSYACRAVWKNGRSALSNIHHLTDDVNPRPTVLLITIVVIVLGVVLVIVGAILMYHKRRTGEEAIYQDMPLMTVKSQDGGDGGYEELHKKHGTKREGEYDTLNTTPVEPAGGEKTEGAYEALKKAEGKEEEYHTLEEGVAKGGDGGNGGYEALKKSKDGGTGDLYHTLGEKGAKGGDGGDGGYEALKKSKDGGTGDLYHTLGEKGAKDGDGGDGGYEALNKSKDGGTEDLLHALGAEGGKE